The Legionella cincinnatiensis genome includes a region encoding these proteins:
- a CDS encoding glycine C-acetyltransferase, which yields MREQFIDFLQTEIETLKSEGLYKSERVISSQQQAAVTVNHKEVINLCANNYLGLANDPELIAEGQKALAQYGYGMASVRFICGTQTPHKQLEQKISQFLNKEDTILYSSCFDANTGLFETLLGEDDAIISDALNHASIIDGVRLCKAARYRYANNDMKALEEQLMAAKNARFRLIATDGVFSMDGILANLPAICELADKYNAMVMVDDSHAVGFMGETGRGTPEHFGVSERIDIITGTLGKALGGASGGYTAADKTIVEWLRQRSRPYLFSNTLAPVIAHTSCIVLDNLMKNNHWAAKLKRNSQYFREGMTRLGFKLIPGEHSIIPVMLGDASLAGRMANRLLELGIYVVGFSYPVVPKGLARIRTQMSAAHELHHLDKAIAAFETVGKEFSVI from the coding sequence GTGCGTGAGCAATTTATTGATTTTTTGCAAACAGAAATAGAAACGCTTAAAAGTGAAGGCTTATATAAGTCAGAACGGGTTATTTCCAGTCAACAACAAGCTGCTGTCACAGTAAATCATAAAGAAGTAATAAATCTATGCGCGAATAACTATTTGGGTTTGGCGAATGATCCTGAATTAATTGCTGAAGGACAAAAAGCATTGGCTCAATATGGTTATGGTATGGCCTCCGTGCGTTTTATATGTGGGACACAAACTCCACACAAACAGCTTGAGCAGAAAATCAGCCAATTTTTAAACAAAGAAGATACGATACTCTATTCTTCATGCTTTGATGCAAATACAGGTCTTTTTGAGACTTTGCTGGGGGAAGATGATGCGATTATTAGTGATGCCTTAAATCATGCAAGTATTATTGATGGTGTACGGTTATGTAAAGCGGCACGTTATCGATACGCCAATAATGATATGAAGGCATTAGAAGAGCAGTTAATGGCTGCCAAAAATGCGCGCTTTCGATTAATTGCAACAGATGGTGTTTTTTCTATGGATGGTATCTTGGCAAATCTCCCGGCCATTTGTGAGTTAGCCGATAAATATAACGCTATGGTTATGGTTGATGACTCTCATGCTGTTGGTTTTATGGGTGAAACAGGCCGAGGAACCCCAGAGCATTTTGGCGTCAGTGAGCGAATTGATATCATTACCGGTACTTTAGGTAAAGCTTTAGGGGGGGCATCAGGAGGTTATACGGCAGCTGATAAAACTATCGTGGAATGGCTACGTCAACGTTCTAGACCTTATTTATTTTCGAATACCTTAGCTCCTGTGATAGCACATACTTCTTGCATCGTTTTAGATAATTTAATGAAAAATAACCATTGGGCTGCAAAATTAAAGCGTAACAGCCAATATTTCCGCGAAGGTATGACTCGCTTAGGTTTTAAACTCATTCCAGGCGAACACTCGATTATTCCTGTGATGCTGGGTGATGCGAGTCTAGCAGGGCGTATGGCGAATCGTTTATTAGAGTTGGGTATTTATGTAGTTGGTTTTTCATATCCAGTAGTTCCCAAAGGGCTAGCGCGAATTCGCACCCAGATGTCGGCTGCCCATGAATTGCATCATTTGGATAAAGCGATTGCTGCATTTGAAACGGTAGGTAAGGAATTTTCCGTTATTTAA
- a CDS encoding SulP family inorganic anion transporter — MFTNTTVDSRIFRIYTKRFLKFDFVAAIVVFLVAIPLCLGIALASGAPLFSGILSGVVGGIVVGCLSGSHVSVSGPAAGMAAVVVTAIAHLGDFNSFLLALILAGLLQIIIGSFRAGFIADYVPSNVVQGLLCAIGILLIIKQLPLAFTLSADFNELKTHLLETTEEITLSPILALYHHINSGAMLITTISLVTLIFFDLTKNKVLKEIPAPIIVVILGVLLNEFFQWTDSNLAQNSPQLVNIPQTSDFHELLSKLEYPNWSSWANPKVYLYAFIIGIVASLETLLNFKAGEKLDKKRRHPSSNRELVAQGVGNVTVGLIGGIPITSVIVRTSINIQAGSKTKISSILHGIFILFAVMLIPGTLNKIPLSSLAAILMYTGYKLNKPSIYRSIYAQGYDRFIPFIATVIGIIVFNLLMGILIGLAVSLFYILKSNSQARINILKEIHPTGVINRLVLPQQMTFLNKAALIAELNSIPKESQLIIDARYSQYIDKEILELLKEFQDEQAPNKKISLNLIGFKKHYKIHNHIDFINVTTYDVQSHLSPAEVLNILNEGNHRFLNGNLIHRSNQLDIKHTAKEQHPIAIVLGCIDSRVPVETIFDMSFGDIFCVRVAGNVVNNDVLASIEYACSVVGVKLIIVLGHTRCGAIQSACDGIEKGHITELLEKIKPAINAENQTSNDRHSKNDTFVHHVTDLNVANTMQNIYKRSSILHDMIEKNEIAMVGAVYDVQTGKVHYKDYVYELNQLDGKDNYHLASKLNALLKEAKIHI, encoded by the coding sequence ATGTTTACAAATACAACGGTTGACTCTCGTATATTTCGAATTTATACAAAGCGTTTTCTTAAATTTGATTTTGTCGCAGCCATAGTCGTATTTCTCGTGGCTATTCCTTTATGCTTAGGGATTGCTCTAGCTTCTGGTGCCCCTTTGTTTTCAGGAATTTTAAGCGGGGTTGTAGGGGGAATTGTTGTTGGTTGCTTGAGTGGCTCTCATGTCAGTGTGAGTGGACCTGCAGCCGGGATGGCAGCTGTCGTTGTGACAGCTATTGCTCATCTTGGTGATTTTAATTCATTTTTACTGGCGTTGATACTTGCTGGTTTACTGCAAATAATCATAGGCAGTTTTAGAGCCGGATTTATAGCAGATTACGTGCCATCAAACGTAGTGCAAGGTTTACTTTGTGCTATAGGAATTTTATTAATCATCAAACAACTACCACTTGCATTTACGCTGTCTGCAGATTTTAATGAACTTAAAACCCACTTATTGGAAACAACAGAGGAAATTACATTAAGTCCTATTCTCGCGCTCTATCATCACATCAACTCAGGAGCCATGCTGATTACCACAATTTCTTTGGTCACATTAATCTTTTTTGATTTAACAAAAAATAAAGTACTTAAGGAAATACCCGCACCGATTATTGTAGTGATCTTAGGCGTACTACTCAACGAATTCTTCCAATGGACTGACTCAAATCTTGCGCAAAATTCACCGCAATTAGTTAATATTCCCCAAACAAGCGACTTTCATGAGCTACTTAGCAAATTGGAATATCCTAACTGGTCTTCCTGGGCTAATCCTAAAGTTTATCTTTATGCATTTATTATTGGTATTGTCGCTTCTCTTGAGACTTTACTAAACTTCAAGGCTGGTGAAAAACTCGATAAAAAACGTCGTCATCCCTCTTCGAACCGTGAATTAGTGGCACAAGGTGTAGGAAACGTAACGGTAGGATTAATTGGTGGAATTCCGATCACATCTGTAATTGTTAGGACATCAATTAATATTCAAGCAGGTTCTAAAACCAAAATATCTAGCATTTTGCATGGCATTTTCATCTTATTTGCAGTGATGTTAATCCCAGGTACTCTAAATAAAATACCCTTGTCTTCCTTAGCAGCTATCCTGATGTACACCGGCTATAAACTCAATAAGCCCTCTATTTACAGGTCCATTTATGCACAAGGTTATGATCGCTTTATTCCATTTATAGCTACAGTCATTGGCATCATTGTCTTTAATCTTTTGATGGGTATTTTAATTGGATTAGCGGTGAGTTTGTTCTATATTTTAAAATCAAACAGTCAAGCACGTATCAATATTCTAAAGGAAATTCATCCTACTGGAGTCATCAATCGTTTAGTACTCCCACAACAAATGACTTTCTTAAATAAAGCAGCTTTAATTGCTGAACTTAATTCTATCCCTAAAGAATCACAATTAATTATTGATGCGCGTTATTCACAATACATCGATAAAGAAATTTTAGAGTTATTAAAAGAGTTTCAGGACGAACAAGCTCCTAATAAGAAAATATCCTTAAATCTTATTGGTTTTAAAAAACATTACAAAATTCATAACCATATTGATTTTATTAATGTAACTACATACGACGTACAATCCCATTTATCTCCTGCTGAGGTATTAAATATATTAAATGAAGGAAACCATCGATTTTTGAATGGTAATTTAATTCATCGCTCTAACCAATTGGATATTAAACATACAGCAAAAGAGCAACATCCTATCGCTATAGTTCTGGGCTGTATTGATTCCAGAGTCCCCGTTGAAACTATTTTTGACATGAGTTTTGGCGATATTTTTTGTGTGCGTGTTGCAGGTAATGTGGTCAATAATGATGTGCTTGCCAGTATCGAATATGCCTGCAGCGTAGTTGGGGTAAAACTGATCATCGTTCTTGGCCATACTCGTTGTGGTGCGATTCAGTCCGCCTGTGATGGAATAGAAAAAGGACATATTACCGAGTTATTGGAAAAAATAAAACCAGCTATTAATGCCGAAAATCAAACATCAAATGATCGCCATAGTAAAAATGATACTTTCGTTCATCATGTTACAGACTTAAACGTAGCTAATACCATGCAAAATATTTATAAACGCAGCTCCATTTTACATGACATGATAGAAAAAAATGAAATTGCGATGGTTGGTGCAGTCTATGATGTGCAAACAGGTAAAGTCCATTATAAAGACTATGTTTATGAATTAAATCAACTTGATGGAAAAGATAATTACCATTTAGCTTCTAAATTAAATGCCTTATTGAAAGAAGCTAAGATTCATATATAA
- the ttcA gene encoding tRNA 2-thiocytidine(32) synthetase TtcA: MSNPSQVEKKLLHYTGKAIADFNMIQRGDRVMVCLSGGKDSFTLLTILNQLRRRSGNKFELFSFTLDQAQPGWNDSALRQWLKERSIPHEILTRDTYSIVKEKIPEGKTYCSLCSRLRRGIIYRYAEENGFNKIALGHHRDDLVRTLMMSILYNGDIRSMPPKLLSDNKKHIVIRPLCYVQENDIITYAKEQAYPIIPCNLCGSQENLMRKKVARLIDQLAEENPKVPSNILHALQSIKPSQLMDQNMWNFRNLEHELIINQVTNASEVFSSEEFDTVDE; this comes from the coding sequence ATGTCCAATCCTTCCCAAGTTGAAAAAAAATTACTTCATTACACAGGTAAAGCCATTGCAGATTTTAATATGATCCAACGTGGTGATCGAGTTATGGTCTGTTTATCAGGAGGAAAAGACTCTTTTACCTTGCTTACCATTCTCAATCAATTGCGTCGTCGTTCAGGTAATAAGTTTGAACTTTTTTCGTTTACTCTCGATCAAGCGCAACCTGGTTGGAATGATTCTGCTTTACGTCAATGGCTTAAAGAGCGTTCCATTCCACACGAAATCTTAACTCGTGATACCTACAGCATCGTTAAAGAAAAAATCCCCGAAGGCAAAACCTATTGCTCTTTGTGTTCTCGACTGCGACGAGGCATTATTTATCGTTATGCAGAAGAAAATGGTTTTAACAAAATTGCTCTAGGTCATCATCGAGATGATCTAGTACGAACTTTAATGATGTCCATTCTCTATAATGGTGATATTCGATCGATGCCACCTAAGTTACTCAGTGATAACAAAAAACATATTGTGATTCGCCCATTATGCTATGTCCAAGAGAATGACATCATCACTTATGCAAAGGAACAAGCCTATCCTATTATTCCATGCAATCTTTGTGGTTCTCAAGAAAATTTAATGCGTAAAAAAGTAGCTCGTTTAATTGATCAACTTGCAGAAGAAAATCCTAAGGTTCCTAGTAACATCCTTCATGCTCTACAAAGCATCAAACCTAGCCAGCTTATGGATCAAAATATGTGGAATTTTAGAAATCTGGAACATGAATTAATCATTAATCAAGTAACTAATGCAAGTGAGGTTTTCAGTTCAGAAGAATTTGATACGGTAGATGAATAA
- a CDS encoding proline--tRNA ligase — MRASQWFLATLKETPNDAEIVSHQLMLRTGMIRKLGSGLYTWMPLGLKVLRKIEQIVREEMNNINAIEVLMPAVQPAELWQETGRWETFGGQLLTMKDSNDREYCFGPTHEEVITDIMRHELQSYKQLPASFYQIQTKFRDEIRPRFGVMRAREFIMKDAYSFHLSLESLQNTYKDMYHAYCRIFDRMGLKYRAVEADTGAIGGSASHEFQVLADSGEDLIFYSDQGDYAANIEQATSLKPAKATPISQKIILVDTPNKKTIAEVAQFLQVSPKQTVKTLIVKGKEHPMVALILCGDDDLNEVKATKHPLIDTPLQFIDEETILKNLNAPIGSLGPVNLAIPIIADYHALAMDSFICGANQADKHYQHAAWDKDVKEYLAFDLRNVKEGDISPDGQGTLYSCRGIEVGHVFQLGDKYAKAMNAVVINEQGQLETMLMGCYGLGITRVVAAAIEQHHDERGIIWPQNIAPFQLVIIPLNAHRSPEVKKQADALYQQFKSLNIDVLIDDRNERAGVLFADHDLIGIPHRLVVSERNIEQNCVEYKNRATGEIQQFNLDTAVDSVLNLISKN, encoded by the coding sequence ATGCGTGCATCTCAATGGTTTTTAGCAACCCTTAAAGAAACTCCAAACGATGCTGAAATTGTGTCTCATCAATTAATGTTGAGAACAGGAATGATTCGTAAATTGGGTTCAGGGCTTTATACCTGGATGCCTCTAGGTTTAAAAGTATTGCGCAAAATAGAGCAAATAGTTCGCGAAGAAATGAATAACATTAATGCAATAGAAGTACTTATGCCCGCAGTCCAGCCCGCTGAGTTATGGCAAGAAACAGGACGATGGGAGACCTTTGGCGGCCAACTGTTAACCATGAAGGATTCCAATGATAGAGAATACTGCTTTGGCCCCACTCATGAAGAAGTCATCACAGATATTATGCGGCATGAATTGCAATCTTATAAACAACTTCCTGCAAGTTTTTATCAAATCCAAACAAAATTTCGTGATGAAATCAGGCCTCGTTTTGGCGTCATGCGGGCACGCGAATTCATTATGAAAGATGCTTATTCGTTCCATTTAAGTCTGGAAAGTCTGCAAAATACTTATAAAGATATGTATCATGCATATTGCCGTATTTTTGATCGCATGGGACTTAAATATCGTGCCGTAGAAGCAGATACTGGAGCTATCGGCGGTTCTGCCTCTCATGAATTCCAAGTATTAGCTGATTCAGGTGAAGATTTAATCTTTTACAGCGATCAGGGTGATTATGCAGCAAATATTGAACAAGCAACAAGCTTAAAGCCCGCTAAAGCAACTCCTATCAGTCAAAAAATAATCCTGGTTGATACACCAAACAAAAAAACTATAGCTGAGGTGGCTCAATTCCTACAAGTTTCACCTAAGCAAACCGTCAAGACATTAATTGTCAAAGGAAAAGAACACCCCATGGTAGCGCTTATTTTATGTGGTGATGATGATCTCAATGAAGTTAAAGCTACAAAACATCCTTTGATTGATACCCCATTACAATTCATAGATGAAGAAACAATTTTAAAAAACTTAAATGCGCCAATTGGATCACTCGGACCAGTTAACTTAGCAATACCTATAATCGCGGATTATCATGCCCTTGCCATGGATTCATTTATATGTGGCGCAAATCAAGCAGATAAACATTATCAACATGCTGCCTGGGACAAAGATGTTAAAGAATATCTTGCCTTCGACTTACGCAATGTGAAAGAAGGGGATATTAGCCCTGATGGGCAAGGTACGCTTTATTCATGTCGAGGTATCGAGGTTGGTCATGTTTTCCAACTAGGTGATAAATATGCTAAAGCCATGAATGCTGTTGTCATCAATGAGCAAGGCCAATTAGAAACCATGTTAATGGGATGCTATGGCTTAGGTATTACTCGAGTCGTTGCTGCAGCCATAGAACAACATCATGATGAACGGGGCATAATATGGCCACAAAATATTGCTCCATTTCAGTTAGTGATTATTCCATTAAATGCCCATCGCTCGCCTGAAGTTAAAAAGCAAGCAGATGCTTTATATCAACAATTCAAAAGCTTAAACATTGATGTTTTAATTGATGATCGTAACGAACGAGCTGGAGTATTGTTTGCCGATCATGATCTTATTGGTATTCCTCATCGCTTAGTGGTCAGTGAAAGAAATATTGAACAAAACTGTGTGGAATATAAAAACAGAGCTACTGGAGAAATTCAACAATTCAATTTAGATACAGCAGTTGATTCAGTACTCAACTTAATCTCAAAAAACTGA
- a CDS encoding sulfite exporter TauE/SafE family protein, which translates to MIGIYLFAGIVTGLLATLFGFGGGFVVVPLLFWLLPLDGIPKELAMHMAVGTSLMLMFINMIYAAWLHYLKQNMDMILLRKMLPPVALGAVSGALIATILSANSLKYAFLILIFMVLLRNLKQEFFKENISVHKKPTNAILYFVSYFTGTIAALLGIGGSVIIVPFFRHYGVSMNKASALANGLAAPSGLIGSIIFIAAGIHIPHLPPYSTGYLYWPALITIFLGSIIGAKLGIYCSDLIPDKVYGKSYCLLLLIVIFCMMFN; encoded by the coding sequence ATGATTGGAATTTATTTATTTGCTGGAATAGTAACAGGACTACTTGCAACGTTGTTTGGCTTTGGGGGGGGATTTGTTGTTGTTCCATTGTTATTCTGGTTATTACCATTGGATGGTATTCCAAAAGAATTGGCCATGCATATGGCTGTAGGAACCTCTTTAATGCTGATGTTTATTAATATGATATATGCAGCATGGTTGCATTATCTGAAACAAAATATGGATATGATCTTATTAAGAAAAATGTTGCCACCTGTTGCTTTGGGTGCTGTAAGTGGTGCTTTAATCGCTACAATTTTAAGCGCAAATTCACTCAAATACGCATTTTTAATTTTGATTTTTATGGTTTTACTCAGGAATTTGAAGCAGGAGTTTTTTAAAGAAAATATTTCTGTCCACAAAAAGCCAACAAATGCAATTTTGTATTTTGTTAGTTATTTTACAGGAACAATTGCCGCCTTATTGGGAATAGGAGGAAGTGTGATTATTGTTCCATTTTTTAGGCATTATGGTGTGTCCATGAATAAAGCTTCTGCACTTGCAAATGGACTTGCTGCACCAAGTGGTTTGATAGGAAGTATTATTTTTATAGCTGCGGGAATTCATATACCTCACTTACCTCCATACAGCACCGGTTATTTATATTGGCCGGCATTAATTACTATATTTTTAGGCAGTATTATAGGCGCGAAGTTAGGAATATATTGTAGCGATCTCATTCCTGATAAAGTTTATGGCAAGAGTTATTGTTTATTATTACTAATTGTCATTTTTTGCATGATGTTTAATTAA
- a CDS encoding protein-L-isoaspartate O-methyltransferase family protein, whose product MSYQSARINMVKQQLRTGDVLNESILDLYEVLLRHEFVPEQFTHFAYSDMQIPLNHDQRMLTPLEEGLILQALNLQGHEIVLEVGTGSGFFTALLSKLSKKVISVDYYADFTAQAEKKLKVHHCHNVELITGDASRGWLEKAPYDVVIFTGGLEKITETEKLQILPGGKLFTILGKSPVLQGKLYELDHNENWHESLLFETNIPLLIDKSKSKEFVF is encoded by the coding sequence ATGAGTTATCAAAGCGCGCGTATTAATATGGTCAAGCAACAACTTCGAACTGGTGATGTTTTAAACGAATCCATACTTGATTTGTATGAAGTACTACTCAGACATGAGTTCGTCCCTGAACAATTTACCCATTTTGCCTACTCAGATATGCAAATTCCACTGAACCATGACCAACGAATGCTTACTCCTTTAGAGGAAGGTCTAATTTTGCAAGCACTTAATCTCCAAGGTCATGAAATAGTTTTAGAAGTAGGTACAGGGAGCGGTTTCTTTACTGCCCTACTCAGTAAACTGTCTAAAAAGGTAATTAGTGTAGACTATTATGCTGATTTTACGGCTCAAGCAGAAAAAAAATTAAAGGTACATCATTGCCATAATGTAGAATTAATTACAGGCGATGCGAGTCGAGGCTGGTTGGAGAAAGCACCTTATGATGTTGTGATCTTCACCGGTGGATTAGAAAAAATAACCGAAACCGAAAAACTCCAAATTCTCCCTGGTGGTAAGCTATTTACCATATTAGGTAAGTCCCCTGTATTGCAAGGCAAATTATATGAACTAGACCATAATGAAAATTGGCATGAGTCCCTGCTTTTTGAAACAAATATTCCTTTATTGATCGACAAATCAAAATCCAAAGAGTTTGTATTTTAG
- a CDS encoding TolC family outer membrane protein, producing the protein MKKLLFCSLLALGLLPQAFATDLMDIYHQALENDPVFKNAYDTYMANAEALPQARSALLPQVGISGQATRNFFHVNDGFFTIQDTYYNSRMWQISASQAIFNFQAWAKVQQAKASVKAAQALFNDAAQDLILRTAKAYFDALYAQDTLNFAEAKKRANKRQYDQAQQRFQVGLDPITSVYEAKAAYDQSVATVIASRNNQINQNENLRKLTNHVYDSIVPLRNGKIPLIKPEPNYADQWVDTGLKQNYKLLSAKYNLEVARENVKALSAGNWPVISLQGNTAETTNSLNTTTDNNPLLPANQKQSTVGLALNFPVYQGGLVRSQTRQAKHNFQAASEQVEQAYREVVVNSRIAFNTITDGISKVKADRQSVISQRNSLDSTEAQFEIGTRTMVDVVNAQQRLFEAQNLLANDQYNLINAVLTLKYQAGTLNANDLELINSWLETTRVNGFPTTGNTK; encoded by the coding sequence ATGAAAAAATTGCTGTTCTGCTCCCTCTTGGCTTTAGGTCTATTACCACAAGCATTTGCAACCGATCTAATGGATATTTATCATCAGGCTCTTGAAAATGATCCTGTGTTCAAGAATGCCTATGATACTTACATGGCTAATGCAGAAGCTCTTCCACAAGCACGTTCAGCACTACTGCCTCAAGTTGGGATTTCAGGCCAAGCAACTCGTAACTTTTTCCATGTGAATGATGGTTTTTTCACCATTCAAGACACCTATTATAATTCTAGAATGTGGCAAATTTCAGCCTCTCAAGCAATTTTCAATTTTCAAGCATGGGCAAAAGTACAACAAGCCAAAGCTTCTGTAAAAGCAGCCCAAGCTCTTTTTAATGATGCAGCACAAGATTTGATTCTCAGAACCGCAAAGGCCTATTTTGATGCGCTCTATGCCCAGGACACACTCAATTTTGCTGAGGCAAAAAAAAGAGCAAACAAACGCCAATACGATCAAGCCCAGCAACGGTTTCAAGTTGGGCTCGATCCTATTACTTCTGTTTATGAAGCAAAAGCCGCCTATGATCAATCTGTAGCTACCGTTATTGCTTCGCGAAATAACCAAATCAATCAAAATGAAAACTTAAGAAAATTAACCAATCATGTTTATGATTCGATAGTACCTTTACGTAACGGTAAAATCCCATTGATAAAACCAGAACCTAATTATGCCGATCAATGGGTGGATACAGGACTGAAGCAAAATTATAAGTTATTGTCAGCCAAATACAATCTTGAAGTAGCACGTGAAAACGTAAAAGCACTTTCTGCAGGAAACTGGCCTGTTATTTCACTGCAAGGAAATACAGCAGAAACAACAAATAGCTTAAATACTACAACTGACAATAATCCTTTATTACCCGCAAATCAGAAACAATCCACCGTTGGACTTGCTTTAAATTTTCCAGTATATCAAGGAGGCCTAGTTCGTTCTCAAACACGCCAAGCAAAACACAATTTTCAAGCAGCAAGCGAGCAAGTCGAACAGGCCTATCGAGAAGTAGTCGTAAACAGTCGTATTGCGTTTAATACAATCACCGATGGTATTAGTAAAGTTAAAGCAGACAGACAATCGGTTATTTCCCAGAGAAATTCATTGGATAGCACAGAGGCGCAGTTTGAAATAGGTACACGTACCATGGTAGATGTAGTCAATGCCCAACAACGCCTATTTGAAGCCCAAAATTTACTGGCTAATGACCAATACAACTTAATTAATGCCGTGTTAACGTTAAAATATCAGGCCGGAACATTAAATGCCAATGATCTGGAGCTAATCAATTCATGGTTAGAAACAACAAGGGTTAATGGATTCCCCACAACAGGAAATACCAAATAA